From Dryobates pubescens isolate bDryPub1 chromosome 22, bDryPub1.pri, whole genome shotgun sequence, the proteins below share one genomic window:
- the CTNND1 gene encoding catenin delta-1 — MDDSEVESTASILASVKEQEAQFEQLTRALEEERRHVSAQLERVRVSPQDAGPGLANGTLTRRHQNGRFLGDADLERQKYSDLKLNGPQDHSHLLYSTIPRMQDPGQIVEETYTMEEDPEGAMSVVSVETSDDGTTRRTETTVKKVVKTMTTRTVQQVPVGPDGLPLEASPVPSSYVQTMDRNFRKNGNGGPGGYLGQPGTATLPRNYHYPDGYSRPYEDGYPGGDHSYGSLSRVTRIEERYRPSMDTYRAPSRQDIYGPQPQVRVGGSSMDLNHFHPEPYGLEDDQRSVGFEDVDYGLVSDYGTARRAGTPSDPRRRLRSYEDMLVDEVAPDRYYWAPLAQHERGSLASLDSLRKGGAGPGGWRQPELPEVIAMLSFRLDAVKSNAAAYLQHLCYRNDKVKTEVRKLKGIPVLVGLLDHPKKEVHYGACGALKNISFGKDQDNKIAIKNCDGVPALVRLLRKASDMDLTEIITGTLWNLSSHDSIKMAIVDHALHALTDEVVIPRSGWEREPNEDSKPRHIEWESVLTNTAGCLRNVSSERSEARRKLRECDGLVDALIYIVQSEIGQKDSDSKLVENCVCLLRNLSYQVHREIPHAERYQETPLAPANNAGPHAASCFGTKKGKDEWFSRGKKLPEEPGADAVDFPKRTTPAKGYELLFQPEVVRIYISLLKESKTPAILEASAGAIQNLCAGSWTYGRCIRSALRQEKGLSAIADLLSHDSERVVKAASGALRNLAVDTRNKELIGKHAIPNLVKNLPGGQQTPAKNLSEDTVVSVLNTINEVIVDNLEAAKKLRETQGIEKLVLINKSGNRSEREVRAAALVLQTVWGYKELRKPLEKEGWKKSDFQVNLSNASRTQGGNSFDDSTLPLIDRNQKSDKKSSREEIQMSNMGPDYSTLNERDHSRTLDRAGDLGEMEPVKAVPLMQEEGQELQPEVEEDAALCPPVSQKI; from the exons ATGGACGACTCGGAGGTGGAGTCGACCGCCAGCATCCTTGCGTCGGTCAAGGAGCAGGAGGCGCAGTTCGAGCAGCTGACGCGGGCGCTGGAGGAGGAGCGGCGCCATGTCTCTGCCCAGCTGGAGCGAGTCCGCGTCTCCCCGCAGGACGCCGGCCCGGGCCTGGCCAACGGCACGCTCACCCGGCGGCACCAG AACGGCCGTTTCTTGGGCGATGCTGACCTGGAAAGGCAGAAATACTCAGATCTGAAGCTCAACGGGCCACAG GACCACAGCCACCTCTTGTACAGCACCATCCCCAGGATGCAGGACCCAGGCCAGATCGTGGAGGAGACCTACACCATGGAGGAGGACCCGGAGGGAGCCATGTCGGTGGTGTCTGTGGAGACGTCGGACGACGGCACCACGCGGCGCACCGAGACCACG GTGAAGAAGGTGGTGAAGACTATGACCACCCGGACGGTGCAGCAGGTGCCCGTGGGGCCTGACGGCTTGCCCCTGGAGGCCTCCCCCGTCCCCAGCAGCTACGTCCAGACCATGGACAGGAACTTCCGCAAGAACGGCAACGGAGGCCCCGGCGGCTACCTGGGCCAGCCGGGCACGGCCACCCTGCCCCGTAACTACCACTACCCCGACGGCTACAGCCGGCCCTACGAGGACGGCTACCCGGGCGGCGACCACAGCTACGGCAGCCTGTCGCGCGTCACCCGCATCGAGGAGCGCTACCGCCCCTCCATGGACACCTACCGCGCCCCCAGCCGCCAGGACATCtacggcccccagccccaggtgcGCGTCGGGGGCAGCAGCATGGACCTCAACCACTTCCACCCCGAGCCCTACGGCCTGGAGGACGACCAGCGCAGCGTGGGCTTCGAGGATGTGGACTACGGGCTGGTGTCCGACTACGGCACCGCCAGGCGGGCCGGGACCCCCTCCGACCCTCGGCGGCGGCTCAG GAGCTACGAGGACATGCTGGTGGACGAGGTGGCCCCGGACCGGTACTACTGGGCGCCGCTGGCCCAGCACGAGCGGggcagcctggccagcctggacagcctgcGGAAGGGCggcgcggggccgggcggcTGGCGCCAGCCGGAGCTGCCGGAGGTGATCGCCATGCTGAGCTTCCGCCTGGACGCCGTCAAGTCCAACGCCGCGGCCtacctgcagcacctctgctaccgCAACGACAAGGTGAAGACGGAGGTGCGCAAGCTGAAGGGCATCCCggtgctggtggggctgctggACCACCCCAAGAAGGAGGTGCACTACGGCGCCTGCGGGGCTCTCAAGAACATCTCCTTCGGCAAGGACCAGGACAACAAAATCGCCATCAAGAACTGCGACGGAGTCCCGGCCCTGGTGCGGCTGCTGCGCAAGGCCAGCGACATGGACCTCACCGAGATCATCACCG GGACGCTCTGGAACCTGTCCTCGCACGACTCCATCAAGATGGCCATCGTGGACCACGCGCTGCACGCCCTGACCGACGAGGTCGTCATCCCCCGCTCGGGCTGGGAGCGGGAGCCCAACGAGGACTCCAAGCCGCGCCACATCGAGTGGGAGTCGGTGCTCACCAACACCGCCGGCTGCCTCAG gAACGTGAGCTCGGAGCGCAGCGAGGCGCGTCGGAAGCTGCGGGAGTGCGACGGGCTGGTGGATGCGCTGATCTACATCGTCCAGTCTGAGATAGGCCAGAAGGACTCTGACagcaag CTGGTGGAGAACTGTGTGTGCCTGCTGAGAAACCTGTCCTACCAAGTCCACCGTGAGATCCCCCACGCTGAGCGCTACCAGGAGACTCCTCTGGCCCCTGCCAacaatgctgggccccatgctgcAAGCTGCTTTGGCACCAAGAAGGGCAAAG acgAGTGGTTCTCCAGAG GTAAAAAGCTCCCAGAAGAGCCTGGTGCTGATGCAGTGGACTTTCCCAAGAGAACAACTCCAGCCAAAG GCTACGAGCTGCTCTTCCAGCCGGAGGTGGTGCGGATATACATCTCCCTCCTGAAGGAGAGCAAGACCCCAGCCATCCTCGAGGCTTCCGCAGGAGCCATCCAGAAcctgtgtgctggcagctggacg TACGGCCGCTGCATCCGCTCGGCGCTGCGCCAGGAGAAAGGGCTCTCCGCCATCGCCGACCTGCTGAGCCACGACAGCGAGCGCGTGGTGAAGGCTGCCTCCGGCGCCCTGCGCAACCTGGCTGTGGACACCAGGAACAAGGAGCTGATAG GTAAACATGCCATCCCCAACCTAGTGAAGAACCTGCCTGGAGGCCAGCAGACCCCAGCCAAGAACCTCTCTGAGGACACAGTGGTGTCAGTCCTCAACACTATCAATGAAGTAATTGTAGACAACCTGGAGGCTGCCAAGAAGCTGCGAGAGACGCAGGGCATTGAGAAGTTGGTGCTGATCAACAAATCTGG GAACCGCTCAGAGAGAGAAGTCAGAGCGgctgccctggtcctgcagaCGGTCTGGGGGTACAAGGAGCTGCGGAAGCCCCTCGAGAAGGAAGGTTGGAAGAAGTCAGATTTCCAG GTGAACCTGAGCAATGCATCTCGGACCCAAGGGGGCAACTCCTTTGATGACAGCACCTTGCCTCTCATTGACAGGAACCAAAAATCAG ACAAGAAATCCTCCCGGGAGGAGATCCAGATGAGCAACATGGGACCAG ACTATTCCACGCTGAACGAGAGGGACCACAGCAGGACACTGGACCGCGCCGGTGACCTGGGAGAGATGGAGCCTGTGAAGGCAGTGCCCTTgatg caggaggaggggcaggaacTGCAGCCTGAGGTGGAGGAGgatgctgccctgtgcccccccgtGTCG CAGAAGATCTAA